A genome region from Maridesulfovibrio salexigens DSM 2638 includes the following:
- a CDS encoding ATP-binding protein — protein MIEIFSRLKFRTKINLGLTLIVAFTSLIIAIFVIRMSSDALIEQSRKRGEVLAGNLAMRAENPLLSVDLLNLGSMVNELKRADDEIVYAFIMDNQNRVLANTFNEGFPSQLKDANKGKDNKISVVTVDTGKKRIFDFAAPIFLSDKKLGTVRIGLSRSGIHAVVQNLIFAIFALTGAVLLLAVLISTQFARHLTFRLGSLQKHAEDIVATHLGPSLRKEDSKAVKFTDRFKRAITHAPKGDEIQELTDTFDAMGMSLACHIEDLQITEADLTRQKELLKTIINVSPDFVSLLGPQLTYLAVNKSYAEHLGHTEEDIIGLTDQELYPEEIAAARMEEARMVLETGRTVNKETREPETDESPARWFHTIRVPVHGQSNNIIGVLSTAREITELKNYQAQLIQSQKMESIGKLAGGVAHEINTPLGIILGYAQLLKEDFKPDDQISKDLEIIEKQARVCRKIVADLLGFSRQNESEKITMCFNNSILEVVQLVSHTFKLEQVEISTDLDDRFPIIHGDPEKLKQVWLNLLSNALEAIDEKGRIHISTKLDTDSMTITAVFADSGHGVEPKNINAIFDPFYSTKPVGKGTGLGLSVSFGIIKDHGGTIKAVSPLPRVLRRKLELPENTGPGTLFEVILPLDELSEE, from the coding sequence ATGATAGAAATTTTCTCCCGGCTTAAATTCCGGACAAAGATCAATCTCGGACTGACCTTAATTGTTGCCTTTACCTCACTGATTATTGCAATTTTCGTCATCCGAATGTCCTCTGATGCGCTCATTGAGCAATCCCGTAAACGAGGTGAAGTTCTGGCCGGTAATCTGGCTATGCGTGCTGAAAACCCTTTGCTTTCAGTAGATTTGCTGAACCTTGGTTCTATGGTTAACGAGCTGAAAAGGGCCGATGATGAAATCGTTTACGCTTTTATCATGGATAATCAGAACCGTGTGCTTGCTAACACCTTCAATGAAGGCTTTCCAAGCCAACTTAAGGATGCAAATAAAGGTAAAGATAACAAAATCAGCGTAGTTACCGTTGATACTGGCAAAAAACGTATTTTTGACTTTGCCGCTCCTATTTTTCTCAGCGACAAAAAGCTTGGAACCGTCCGTATCGGCCTTTCACGAAGTGGAATCCATGCCGTAGTCCAAAACCTTATTTTCGCTATTTTTGCCTTGACCGGAGCGGTCCTTCTGCTTGCGGTACTTATCTCTACCCAATTTGCCCGTCATTTAACATTCCGCCTCGGTTCACTGCAAAAACATGCAGAAGATATTGTTGCCACCCACCTTGGACCCAGCCTGCGTAAAGAAGACAGCAAGGCAGTAAAATTCACTGACAGGTTTAAACGCGCCATAACCCACGCACCGAAAGGGGATGAAATTCAAGAATTGACCGACACCTTCGATGCAATGGGCATGAGCCTTGCCTGCCATATTGAAGACCTTCAGATAACTGAAGCAGACCTAACCAGACAGAAGGAACTGCTCAAAACCATCATCAATGTTTCACCGGACTTTGTTTCTCTGCTGGGACCGCAACTGACCTATCTTGCTGTAAACAAGAGTTATGCCGAGCATTTGGGACACACAGAAGAGGACATCATAGGGCTGACAGATCAGGAACTATACCCGGAAGAAATCGCAGCAGCGCGCATGGAAGAAGCCCGCATGGTCCTTGAAACAGGACGCACTGTAAATAAAGAAACTCGCGAACCGGAAACGGACGAATCTCCGGCACGCTGGTTCCACACAATCCGCGTTCCGGTTCACGGTCAAAGCAACAACATTATCGGTGTACTCTCCACTGCCCGTGAAATCACCGAGCTCAAAAATTATCAGGCGCAATTGATTCAATCACAGAAGATGGAATCAATTGGCAAACTAGCCGGGGGGGTAGCTCATGAAATCAACACTCCACTCGGTATTATCCTCGGCTATGCCCAACTGCTGAAGGAAGATTTCAAACCTGACGACCAAATATCCAAAGACCTTGAGATTATAGAGAAACAAGCACGGGTTTGCCGTAAAATTGTTGCCGACCTGCTTGGATTTTCCCGCCAGAATGAAAGTGAAAAAATAACCATGTGCTTCAACAATTCCATTCTTGAGGTCGTGCAGTTGGTCAGTCACACTTTCAAATTGGAACAGGTAGAAATTTCAACCGATCTTGATGACCGTTTCCCCATAATTCACGGGGACCCCGAAAAGCTGAAACAGGTCTGGCTGAACCTGCTTTCCAATGCACTGGAAGCAATTGATGAGAAAGGACGCATTCACATATCAACTAAGCTTGATACTGATTCCATGACCATCACTGCAGTCTTCGCCGACAGCGGCCATGGAGTTGAGCCGAAAAATATAAATGCCATTTTCGACCCCTTCTACTCCACTAAACCTGTGGGCAAAGGTACAGGATTAGGCCTTTCCGTCTCTTTCGGGATTATTAAAGACCACGGCGGCACCATTAAAGCCGTCAGCCCTCTTCCACGAGTCTTGCGCCGCAAACTTGAGTTGCCCGAAAACACAGGTCCCGGCACTTTGTTTGAAGTGATTTTACCCCTTGATGAACTCTCTGAAGAGTAA
- a CDS encoding PEP/pyruvate-binding domain-containing protein, producing the protein MKFRHVFSHWTYETFPPGRLLRRRYNSFKKLMELEEECLKAISHIEDIGFGQTVTDWAYVEKQAADLGINIRIMLEHLQDMNPVRFMDIMDYYNKINFYVRMAVTVPDPEISKPFTFPLEDAIDYEFKAGACAADLARLKQAGVPVLDGMVIGSDVYNYFIEANNLRIAIDEILESAVTTGIADLSIISRTIIDRFMQGVMPETIATEIEIAALETSRGSGNLSLTASSTPEGSLYALPESWCTISPVPVQDIVEAWKKAVTCKFSAESIRARIESGYADRESPASVIIQPMKDVHDSGVIETLHESSDLPPKDRENGCSAIFSHNSTTPFLLSRREKQRIISRPEKSPLSTHSAKTIAALGKKAEELFDTPQKCYWITDLRNRVMITSARSYPFQGEKETVRIKQALSYIANLNISPRNTEMFLPEKSRSMYDLVRFANEKGIEEMFSLVSKKGLGIDGAKHLKARQPISVTVLNLADGLFSTAAGKMDISPDDIKSAPMWALWFGLGADRAGWDGDNSIEGYAILSRTYMNITLKSEKDLTEVDAVCDPDAQSNHIHFRFKGGSGSPEQRIARIRFIATTLKSQGFKTNHQGDMIEARFKGGREPEIQKLLATTGHLIAHIGTHYPVVKEGENADQVAARFISGLG; encoded by the coding sequence ATGAAATTCCGACACGTATTCAGCCATTGGACTTACGAGACTTTCCCCCCCGGACGGTTGCTCAGACGCAGGTACAACTCTTTTAAGAAGCTCATGGAGCTTGAAGAAGAGTGCCTTAAAGCCATCTCGCATATCGAGGATATCGGCTTCGGGCAGACCGTTACCGACTGGGCCTACGTGGAAAAACAGGCCGCTGATCTGGGTATCAATATCCGAATCATGCTTGAGCATTTGCAGGACATGAACCCTGTGCGCTTCATGGACATCATGGACTATTACAACAAGATCAATTTCTATGTACGCATGGCTGTAACCGTACCTGATCCTGAAATTTCAAAGCCATTTACCTTTCCCCTTGAAGATGCAATCGATTATGAATTCAAAGCCGGAGCCTGTGCCGCCGACCTCGCTCGGCTGAAACAGGCAGGAGTGCCTGTTCTGGACGGTATGGTCATCGGCTCCGATGTTTACAATTACTTCATTGAAGCCAACAACCTGCGCATTGCCATTGATGAAATTCTGGAATCAGCGGTAACAACAGGAATTGCAGACCTGAGTATCATTTCCCGGACCATCATTGATCGCTTTATGCAGGGCGTAATGCCGGAAACAATTGCCACTGAAATTGAAATTGCCGCCCTTGAAACTTCACGCGGAAGCGGCAATCTTAGCCTGACCGCATCCTCTACCCCGGAAGGAAGCCTCTATGCCCTGCCCGAAAGCTGGTGCACCATCTCCCCTGTTCCGGTACAGGACATTGTCGAGGCTTGGAAAAAGGCGGTTACCTGCAAATTTTCTGCTGAATCCATAAGGGCCCGTATTGAATCCGGTTATGCAGACCGTGAAAGCCCTGCTTCAGTAATCATCCAGCCCATGAAGGATGTCCATGATTCCGGGGTTATCGAAACCCTGCACGAATCATCCGATCTGCCGCCCAAAGACCGGGAAAACGGTTGTTCTGCAATTTTCAGCCACAACTCCACTACGCCTTTCCTGCTCTCCAGACGTGAAAAGCAGAGGATTATCTCCCGACCGGAAAAATCCCCGCTATCCACTCACTCGGCAAAGACAATCGCTGCTCTGGGTAAAAAGGCAGAGGAATTATTCGATACTCCGCAAAAGTGCTACTGGATCACGGACCTGCGTAACAGGGTTATGATCACATCAGCCCGTTCCTACCCATTTCAAGGGGAAAAAGAGACAGTACGTATCAAGCAGGCCCTTTCTTACATCGCCAACTTGAACATATCACCACGCAATACGGAAATGTTCCTTCCGGAAAAAAGCCGCTCCATGTACGATCTGGTGCGCTTCGCCAATGAAAAAGGAATTGAGGAAATGTTCTCGCTGGTAAGTAAAAAGGGATTGGGTATTGATGGCGCAAAACATCTGAAGGCACGCCAGCCCATCTCCGTAACCGTGCTCAACCTTGCGGACGGCCTGTTCAGTACTGCAGCCGGAAAAATGGATATTTCACCGGATGACATCAAATCCGCACCCATGTGGGCTCTCTGGTTCGGTCTTGGCGCAGACCGCGCAGGCTGGGATGGGGATAACAGTATTGAAGGCTACGCCATCCTTTCAAGAACCTACATGAATATCACTTTGAAATCGGAAAAAGATCTGACTGAAGTGGATGCTGTATGCGATCCCGATGCACAGTCCAACCATATCCATTTCCGTTTCAAAGGCGGCAGCGGAAGCCCGGAACAACGCATTGCGCGGATCAGGTTCATTGCTACCACCTTGAAATCACAAGGATTTAAAACAAATCATCAAGGAGATATGATTGAAGCCAGATTTAAGGGAGGCAGGGAACCGGAAATTCAAAAATTGCTGGCAACGACAGGACATTTAATAGCCCACATCGGCACTCATTATCCGGTAGTCAAAGAAGGAGAAAACGCCGATCAGGTAGCGGCAAGGTTTATTTCTGGGCTGGGGTAA
- a CDS encoding tetratricopeptide repeat protein, whose amino-acid sequence MNRTERIIWLVCVILTLTVMIGIIECRADTVSQTSLESEVSCGRMGQELIDRGDYELAVSSLEQSLKNHPRSDWLYSLLGRAYFKMGDLELAEAQFRKALDINKNNPVAKRMVLEMRKTQDLLRDRDFYEWINIAKERAADLVTLVIGVWLGTLLSGISGRFYSHFVRTNFRKALAKKDFDYVTDILEDLQIKREKAQLRMRLRELLKEYDLEEAKEMIIEYVDDREIEDKLVHFLVQIHKKSQAKS is encoded by the coding sequence ATGAACAGAACAGAGAGAATTATCTGGCTGGTATGCGTTATTTTGACCCTGACCGTGATGATCGGCATCATTGAATGCCGCGCAGATACGGTTTCACAGACTTCCCTTGAATCAGAAGTGTCATGTGGCAGGATGGGGCAGGAATTGATTGACCGCGGTGATTATGAACTTGCGGTTTCCAGCCTAGAACAAAGTTTGAAGAATCACCCCCGCTCGGACTGGCTTTACAGCCTGCTCGGGCGGGCTTATTTTAAGATGGGTGATCTGGAACTGGCTGAGGCCCAGTTTCGTAAGGCTTTGGATATCAACAAAAATAATCCTGTGGCTAAGCGTATGGTTCTTGAAATGCGTAAGACACAGGATTTATTGCGTGATCGTGACTTCTACGAATGGATAAACATAGCCAAGGAAAGGGCCGCCGACCTTGTAACGCTGGTTATAGGTGTCTGGCTGGGTACGCTTCTTTCCGGTATTTCAGGCCGTTTTTATTCCCATTTTGTACGGACCAATTTCCGTAAGGCACTAGCCAAGAAAGATTTTGATTACGTTACTGATATTCTGGAAGATTTGCAGATAAAACGAGAAAAAGCGCAGCTACGCATGCGTTTGCGTGAGCTTCTTAAAGAGTATGATCTTGAAGAAGCTAAAGAGATGATCATCGAATATGTGGATGATCGTGAAATTGAAGATAAACTGGTCCATTTTCTGGTCCAGATTCATAAGAAATCTCAGGCTAAAAGCTGA